Sequence from the Drosophila innubila isolate TH190305 chromosome 3L unlocalized genomic scaffold, UK_Dinn_1.0 0_D_3L, whole genome shotgun sequence genome:
AATGTTGTCTGAAATGAATTTTGTTAATCTCGCCCCACACAGCCAATGCAGTGACCAGTAGCACAAGTCTCAGTGCAGGGCCAATTGTGATGTCTGCGCAGAAGCTTCAGCTGAAGACCGTTAAGGCGACGacgcagcagccacagcagcagcaacatcgaaTACTCAACCAGGGCACCGCCTCAGCCGCCTCCCAGACGCTGCCTAGCCCCAGCCAGGTGCAGCACCAACAGTTGCAGCACATACAAATCGCTGGCCGCTCGGCTGCGACAAGTGCGGGTGTCATGAACCAACGTACACTGACGGCGTTGGCGGCggcgaaacaacaacaacaggcagcaGTCAATCGACGGCGTTCCACCACCGATGCAACCAAGTAAACCAAGTAGTGGCGCTGAGTTACCAATCGAGAGTAGGGAAAAGAGAGCAGCATCTCCGTCTCCTAGCTTCAAGTAGATGCAATGGGCGCAGTACTTGCTACTGAAGTATGCAATTAATACAGACGCACTattcatttttgttaattgaGTTAATTGAGGAGAGAAGACAAGTAATAAGGCTACGCGTTGTGTATTTGCATGATATTATAGTTTATGGTTACAACTTATAAATAGCACTAATAGCATACATTGCATAACCATATATCTACATGTATTTTGATGTGTATAATTGTAAGTGTAAATTGTTTGGGCTGATGTACTGGTAAAGCTGCATGAGATCAACATAGCAGCTCAtttcaatttacaattattgcTAATAAACTGGAGTTAGCTGAAGTCTCAACTAGGAAGCCATCGCCGATGGAGATGATGATGAGTGTGTCCCTTGCAGAATATTCTGCTAAATTACAAAACGAATTAGGTGTAAAGctcttattaattaatatttatctaattGTACATAATAATTGTTTCATATATAAACGTGCGCCGAAACGCCATGTCAATAATGTCTATCAATTTGGCTCTTCAACTCCAATTTGTTACACCTTAAGTCTAATTACGTAAGCGTGCGTGCTAACTTTAAGCTTAAATAGTAAGGCAAAGACGCcctcacaaaacaaaacaaaacaaaaaggaaacaaaaaacaaagcaaagcaatAATAAGATgaaaagaaattgtaaaattgattgtAAAACAGAAAATGGCTAATTATTACGATTTGAATTAGTTACAAAGGTATGAACAGGTGTAATGGttcatattaatataaatataaatatacatacatatgcatattgtactattattattattattattaatactactactattattattattatcaatattgcttattatttaattgcttaacttaatttaatttaaaataaaatcccaTTTTAGTTTGTATTCAACCcaattacaacaaaaactaagcaaaacaaattagtACTCGTACTTCCAATtgcaatttacattttacaaaaaaaaaaatttacaaaaaaaaaacaacaaaaatcgaacgcaaaagtcaaacaaatcatattaaaaaaattaaaatttatttgtaatagaGCAATGTAATACGAATCGAAATGAAAGTAAATAAGCTACAGTTAGTTACCATTTGTAAATTAGcttcaacaaaatatatatgattaaacaaattttgtttttttcactAAGCCCGTTCTTTGTAgcatgaaataatttatttaagtaactattttaattatgttacGACTTTTGCTGTAATTGTAATAGTTTGGCAtcgtttgcttttgctgtacAACATAAAATGcctatataatacaaaataccctataaaataacgtaaaatatatataaaaaaaaagagaaaaactgAGGTCCCCAACtatacacacgcatacactcAAGAATAATTTACtcaatgttaatattattaataataataataaatgtgatTTAAGAAAGAAAACATGGTACTacctaaaaattataaatgttacgATAAACCAGGTAGTCAGGGCAGGAATTGCGCACGAATCCGTGTCTGGAGTAGCTCCAGATCAAATgtgaatgaaatataaaattttaaagataaagataattACACAAAAGTAATGCAAATCAATCCGAAAAGCAGCATAAGCTATTATATACCTATTAACATAAATGTAACTTCAATTCAATAACTGCTTATCTAATTACCTGACGTAGAATCTTTTCATTTAAAGTATTCATAAAACTGATTACGTTTAAAGACAAAAGATAATTACTTTCGAGAACTGAAATTAAAGGCCCGATAAAAGTCACTCGATGGTGGATAGTAAGCAAATGCATCCAAGAAAGACTtctaataaatcaaatataaaacagTCTTGTTGTGTGAATGTACAAAATTCAAGTGTGCCATCAATTCATGAGTATCTTATTGCGAAAACTGCACATCTGAACAGTGACAGTCGAATTcatgtttgtattttacaaaaaaagagTCAACAGAAacattaattacatatatCTTGTATAAACTGAGATGCAACCATGACAGCTAGTCAACGTTCCGATGAAGTAATAGATTGGCGTAAAATCGCAGACCCTCCACGGACTCATCTCGGCAAACTTTTCCGAGTCGTTCGGCCACCAACAGTCGCTCCTTGGCCAACAGCAGCGATATGCCAAGCTGATTTGCAAGTTCCTCCACAGCTAGGGATTCAGCAGCATTGACTTTCTCCAATGTGTCAATGGCTATAAGTTCATCATCGTGGGATTCCAGCTGTAAGACCATGGCTCCACTGGGAAAGCGACGGAGTTTTATTGGACCATTTAGCTGTTCGCAAGCGTGCAACAAATCCTCAGGCGAGAGAAGTTCAAGCCCACGAGCGCGATTTACGCGACAATAAACATCGGCCAGAGACATCATGCCACCATGCTCCTTAGAATCcacaaattaatacaaaatatgtatgcaGGATATATTCCAGAATACTCACTTCGATGGGATCCAGCAGCATTTCGCATATTTGTTGGGCCAAGCTATTGAAGTACGCCGTGTTGCTGGTGAAGTTGTCCCGCGTCACAGGATCATCAATGCCCAAGCTGAGCAAGTAGGACTTGAAGCGCACCGTTTCATCATCGGATATTTCACCTTTTTGCTCGCGTATCTTACCACTAATACTTTTCGACAAGCCAACCATGTCCTTGGCCATAGCCATAAGGACACTTAGATCCTGGAACGCAAGTGCTATATTCTCGTCTGTTGCCTTAGCCTTCGCTTCCAGGTGACGCTCTATGCCACCAATACCAGTACGCTTTTGAATCCTCGCCAGCCTTTCGTTGACATTCGCCATGGCTTCTGGATCTTTAAGTATTGTCTCATTGGTCAGTGAGATTTCCCAGACCCGGGCAGTTAAAGTCTCTCGCAGAGCATTGTGAAACTCTACTCTTAGTCCATTCTTCCCCGAGAGTTTAATATGTGTCGCCCGACTTGTGTCCAATGGACCAGGCCCTTTGCTTACATCTGGCGGTCTCAGGTGCATAATAATTCGAGTCTTACGGCCAAAGAAATTCGAAGTTGTTTCTTCGCTGAGTGATATCACATAGCTGAGGGGCAGGCAAAGTGTTACAGCTGCTCGAGCTATTTCCCCAGGACGTCCCCAGAAGAGCCTATGAGTGGTCAGCACTACTTCCCCATCTTCAAACTCCGTCTGAAAAGAATGTCGTCATGAGCACAATAGTGAAATTGAGATGATTAAGGTGTGCTACCTTTTGATCGCCATCGTAGATTTTAACATTGCGATCCCTGCTTACAAAGGACTCGCTCTCGACCAATCGGGCCTCTTCATAGGCAAAGCGATTCATAGTCGACTTTTAATGGAAATTCCTGTTTACTatagatttatttgttttggtttacAACATACTAGATTTGTTCTATTAAACTAGTTCCTAAAGTGAACGAACAAACTAAGTCCCTCTTTGTAGGTCATTTAGTTCAGCGACTAGAATTCTATTCTAGTTCGTTCAGTGAACGAAAAGGGCCGTTGTTTTCGGCGCTCCCGCCTTAAGCCGATTGTTGCGACTCCAGTAAAAATTACCGATGtggtgtgtttttttttacttaaaaaaaataagtacattttcgaaataatgtattcttaatttttgtaccttttccaaattttttttttttaattttctcgattttatgatattgttcttttttttagaattaaattttctaacttctctTCCCGAGGGCTGGCGatcttcaaaccttcattaaaatgttttaccttaattttgtctaatttcaaattttaaattttaatgagattaattaaatttttat
This genomic interval carries:
- the LOC117786567 gene encoding vacuolar protein-sorting-associated protein 36; amino-acid sequence: MNRFAYEEARLVESESFVSRDRNVKIYDGDQKTEFEDGEVVLTTHRLFWGRPGEIARAAVTLCLPLSYVISLSEETTSNFFGRKTRIIMHLRPPDVSKGPGPLDTSRATHIKLSGKNGLRVEFHNALRETLTARVWEISLTNETILKDPEAMANVNERLARIQKRTGIGGIERHLEAKAKATDENIALAFQDLSVLMAMAKDMVGLSKSISGKIREQKGEISDDETVRFKSYLLSLGIDDPVTRDNFTSNTAYFNSLAQQICEMLLDPIEEHGGMMSLADVYCRVNRARGLELLSPEDLLHACEQLNGPIKLRRFPSGAMVLQLESHDDELIAIDTLEKVNAAESLAVEELANQLGISLLLAKERLLVAERLGKVCRDESVEGLRFYANLLLHRNVD